The Terriglobia bacterium region AAACATTTCCGATATTCACCGGATCCTGGTTCTTCAGATGGATCTGACCGGAAATCGAAAGCGTCATTTCGCCCAGCGCGCGTTCGCTCGCCGTGATGGTGTTGAACACGATGAAGTTCAAAAGCGGTGCAGTGAGGGCCCGATCCGACGCAACTTCGAATTTGTATTTGTTGACCGTGTTGAGGCTCGAATTCACAGTCAGGCTGACGGGAATCATCTTGGAAGTGACGCCGAGAGTGCCGGCGATTCCGGTGGCGCGATCCTGCTGGAACGATCCGACGACATCCAGCGGCACCGCGAGCTTGAATGAATTCTGCAGATTCGGCAGCAGTGAAATCACGTAACCGGCCGACATCGGAACATCCGTCGGACCGGCCGTCAGATTGGGGTGACCGAAAGCATAGACTCTATTGCCGTCCACGTAGGTCACGGTTCCGTTGGCGCTCCAGCTGATATCGCCACGAATCAACTCGACGTTGATCGATGAGCCCGGCTCAATCTTGCTGGGAGCCGCCGGCGCGAGACCGGCCGCGCTTCCGCCGCCTCCTCCCTGGACCGGGATGAAACCGAACTCATTGAAAAACTGTCCGAACTGCTGCAACGCGGCAGGCGTTGCGCCCGAAATAAACAACGGAGTCGAAACGCGAGCCAGCGACGGTGTGCCGGTGCCGGTAGAGAATGGACTGGAACTCGCGGCGAGCACCACCTGCGAAAGCGGCGTACCTTGTTCCAGCTTTTGAAGCTGCCGATAGATGAAAGATGTCGGGGACTCGGTCGCCAGAATACCGGCACGGCCGCTTCCGATGGAGTCCGAGCCGGCTCCCGAACCGGATGTCCCGCCTTCGGCGATCCGGCGCGGGGTGGCACCGGCTTTCTGATCGAGTAAGCCGAGCATCTGCTGGATCGGCTGGATTCCCGCAATCGGTTCAGTCGCATAAGGGAAGGAGAAGGCCACGGCGCCCAGAAGTTTGCCGTCAATGTAGACCGGGCTGCCGCTCATTCCGGCGATGACACCGGTCCTGGCCAGCGGCCCTCCCGACAGCCGGGCGAGGATCATGTCTTGCTTCGGGGCGTAGTTCTTCAGCACGCCGAGTAACTCGACATCGAATTGCTCGATCCTGGTTCCCTGGAAAACCGTTTTCCCGTACCCTTTCATGCCGGGGCGCACCTCGTCGGCCGACATAAATTGGGCGCTTTGAGCAAAAAGACTGGCCGCGAAGGCGCCGAAGAAAATCAGGGAAAATGAAACGAGCTGGAGGGTTTTACTTTTCATGGTTGACCGTGATGGTCCCTTCCTAAATACAATGTTTTCAATCGGAAAATGACAATCCATATTAAAGGAATGGTCGAGTTGGTGTCAACGCCATGGCGCTGACCGGTTTCGTCCTTGCGGGCGGGAAAAGCACACGAATGGGCCGCGATAAAGCAGGCCTGGACTGGCACGGCCAACCGCTTCTCGACCACATGCTGGGGTTACTTCGTGCCGCCACCGGCGACGTCCAGGTGGTAGGCCGCGACCCCCTGCCCGACCGGCTGCCCGGTCTCGGACCACTTTCCGGAATAGCCACTGCTCTCGAGTTCACCTCGACGGATGCCAATCTGATCATTGCGGTAGACCTTCCTCATTTGACGAAGGACTTTCTCAAATATCTGAGCTTACGTACTGAAAACTCCAGCCATCCGCTGGTGGCCTGCAAGATTGAGTCCGCATTTCCGTTGTGCCTGGGTGTGTGGCGCTCGATGCTCCCGGAAATTCATCACCGGATCGCGGCAAAACAACTCAGCGTGCGGGGATTCATCGAATCCGGCAGCGCTGAAATCGTCTCGGAATCGGAATTGCACGACGCCGGCTTCGACTGGTCGATTTTTCGCAACGTCAACAGACCCGAAGACCTGTAGGCATTGGAAATTGGAGGTTGAAAATTCGAGATTGGAGGTTGAAGATCCGAGATCGGATCTCCAATTTCCAACCTCCAACCTCGAATTTCCAATAAGTTTCCGGTTTTAGTTGCCCCAGATCTGTCCCTACCCTGAAATAGCGTTCCGGAGTAAGAGAGGGGTGCTATGAGCCGACGGCTGCCGAATGCGATTGTTGTTATTGCTTTGTATGGGTTTATGTCGACTGCGGCATATGCCCAACTGAAGGACAACCTCGAGCTGAATTTCTTTGGCGCCGGGAGTTGGTACACGCACAAAAACTACCAGGTGAGTTTCCCGCAGTCCACGCTGCCTGTTAACGGCGAGTTCCATCTCGACAGGGCGATACGTGGCGGCGTACGCGTTGGTGTGTACACCCGCGGGCACTGGAGCGAGGAAATCTTTTACAGCTACGAGCCGAACAAGCTGCACCTGCTGCGGACCACCGCGCCGCCAACGTCTTTGAACCTGCCGATGCAGGTCCACAATTATGGCGTGAACGCCATCTACTATTTCAACGATGATGAAAACCACGCCGTCCGGCCCTTTGTGAGCATCGGGGTGGGCGGCACTCTGTTCCGGCTGACGCCGGAAGCGGAAGCCTTCGTCAAGGACCCGCTGCGGGGCGACATTCCCGAAATGCATAGCTCGAATGAGCTTTCCATGAACTATGGATTCGGCGTCAAGACGCGGGTAAATCACTGGCTGGGATTCCGTATGGACGCCAAGGGCTTCCTCATCCCGACGCCCTCGTTCGGTTTACCACACA contains the following coding sequences:
- a CDS encoding SpoIVB peptidase S55 domain-containing protein, translating into MKSKTLQLVSFSLIFFGAFAASLFAQSAQFMSADEVRPGMKGYGKTVFQGTRIEQFDVELLGVLKNYAPKQDMILARLSGGPLARTGVIAGMSGSPVYIDGKLLGAVAFSFPYATEPIAGIQPIQQMLGLLDQKAGATPRRIAEGGTSGSGAGSDSIGSGRAGILATESPTSFIYRQLQKLEQGTPLSQVVLAASSSPFSTGTGTPSLARVSTPLFISGATPAALQQFGQFFNEFGFIPVQGGGGGSAAGLAPAAPSKIEPGSSINVELIRGDISWSANGTVTYVDGNRVYAFGHPNLTAGPTDVPMSAGYVISLLPNLQNSFKLAVPLDVVGSFQQDRATGIAGTLGVTSKMIPVSLTVNSSLNTVNKYKFEVASDRALTAPLLNFIVFNTITASERALGEMTLSISGQIHLKNQDPVNIGNVFSSDANGPALASIAAVSPVQYLLMSGYDGVQIDNIDLQITSMDRKTNAQLERIAVNKPEVAPGETVTLTASLRTTSGETVIQQYPVQIPASVPAGPIQLVAGDGTTVTNLDIRRAPANVPASMKQVITELNKLRKNDRLYIKVVSSEPGVIIGGEEFPSLPPSMAALLNTDRSSSRNVSGLPNSTIREYELPQSKYVIQGQRTLNLMVKP
- a CDS encoding molybdenum cofactor guanylyltransferase translates to MALTGFVLAGGKSTRMGRDKAGLDWHGQPLLDHMLGLLRAATGDVQVVGRDPLPDRLPGLGPLSGIATALEFTSTDANLIIAVDLPHLTKDFLKYLSLRTENSSHPLVACKIESAFPLCLGVWRSMLPEIHHRIAAKQLSVRGFIESGSAEIVSESELHDAGFDWSIFRNVNRPEDL